The genomic DNA ATGTGGCCGATCTCGACGCGATGCAACAGGTGGTTCGCTGGCCGCTTGATCCGATCACGATGCGGCAGTTCGATGCGATCGTCGATCTTTGGCCGGGCCCTCTGACGATCGTGTTGCCACGTTCGGATCGGTTGCCCGCCGAAGTCACTGCCGGCCAATCGACGGTTGCCGTGCGGATCCCCAGTCATCCCGTGATGCAACAGTTGCTGCGACGCAGCGGTTTGCCGCTGGCGGCGCCGAGTGCCAACCGATCGAAATATGTCAGCCCCACCACGGCGGCACATGTGGTCGATGGACTGGGCGATCGGGTGGCGATGGTCCTGGATGGGGGAGCGTGTTCGGTCGGATTGGAATCGACGATCGTCGCCTTGGGCGAGCGACCGCGATTGCTGCGTCCAGGTGCGATCACAGCGGAAACGCTCGCTTCGCGTTGGAACGTGCCGGTCGAAGCACTCTTGCCGGTCGACCAGCAGCCGGTCGTCTTGGAAGCCCCGGGAATGATGCTGCAACATTATTCGCCTCAAACGCCGCTTTGGTTCGCGGAACGGACCGCTTCAACTCTCCAGGGCCGAATCGGACGGATCGCGTTTGCGCCGCTTCCCGACAATGAACGAGAAAAATTTGCCGTCGTCCGTGTGCTCAGCCCTACCGGGGACCTCGAAGAAGTCGGCCAGCGATTGTTTGCGGTGATGCGTGAACTGGACTCGATGGCATTGGATGCGATCGTGACCGATACATGCCCGCCTCACGGAGTCGGCCGCGCGATCATGGATCGATTGAAACGGGCCGCTTTCCGCGAATAGCGTGCGGTGTCCGATTGGGGAAAGGTGATTGTCAAGAATGGTCCAACGACGCGACAAGACGACGATCGATTACATCGTGATTGCGCTCAACCCGTTGTTGATCGTCACGATGATCGCCAGCCTCGTCTACTTTCTTACGCTGTGCATGTATCGCGGCGAATTTTTGGCCCGCATCAATTACATCCTGTTCCTATTTATCGTCGCGGCAGTCGGGATCGCGCGAATCGCGATCGAACAGGGACGCGGCCGCGCGACTGCATTTGCATTGGCCTTGGGGGCCGCAACGCTTCTATCGACGATGCGTTTCGTCGGCGAAGGGGTGTTGATGGTCGTCGCGTTGCTGGCGGTGATCTGGTACCTGGCCGATCGAATCACGATTGATTGCACCCTGATCGACGAACATTCCGATGCCAGTGGTGCCGGACTGATGCAGGGAGGATTGTTTGGTAATGCATCGATCCAGGATACCGATGTTTCGCTCGATGGGACGACCGAACAACCCGACCTTCCGCCAGCGCGCGGCCAGACCTCCCTCGAATCGCCCCAATCGCAGCGACACAGCAAACCGAAGAGCGGCCATCGACCGGGAATGTGGATTCTGTATCTGGCCTTCGCGGCGATCCCGCTTTATGGACTGGGCCAAGTGCTGCTCCCCAGCGATACGGCTTCGCGCGATTCAGCGCTGACCAGTTTGGGCATTTATCTCGCCAGTTCGCTGCTGCTGTTGGTCACCACCAGCTTTCTTGGAATGCGACGGTATTTGAGACAGCGGGGCGTCGACATGCCTGCGGGAATCAGCGTCCGTTGGCTGGTGGCCGGAGCGATTCTGGTGGCAGGGCTGCTGACGTTGTGTTTCCTGCTGCCAATGCCTGGCAAGCTGTTGGCATCTCTGGAACTTCCCGCCTCGGTCCGCTCGCCCGAGGGACTTCAATCGAACCGACAAGGATGGGGTGACGAAGGAGTCGAGAAGGGGAAGCCGGACGATGCCAGAGGAGGAGAAGGGGAGCAGGGGAGTGCTGGCGAGAAGTCAGGCGGTGAGAAGTCGGACGGTAAGAAGTCAGGCGGTGAGAAGTCAGGTGGTGAGAAGTCAGGTGGCGAGAAGTCAGGTGGCGAGAAGTCGGGTGGCGAGAAGTCGGGCGGTGAGAAGTCGGGCGGTGAGAAGTCGGACGGTAAGAAGTCAGGCGGTGAGAAGTCAGGTGGTGAGAAGTCAGGTGGCGAGAAGTCAGGTGGCGAGAAGTCAGGTGGCGAGAAGTCAGGTGGCGAGAAGTCGGGTGGCGAGAAGTCGGGCGGTGAGAAGTCGGGCGGTGAGAAGTCGGGTGGCGAGAAGTCAGACTCCGACGCCGAGCCTGACGACGATTCGGAGCCAGCATCCGGTGGGCGCGATCCAAAATCGGAATCCGATACGGGCGAGACTCGCGACCAGCAGGGAAACTCCCCTTCAGAACCTCCTCCACCACCACCGAACGATGGCTGGAAGATGCCCGACATTTTATCGAAGCTATCCGGCCTGCTGCGGTTCGTGATCTTCGCGGTCTTGGCGGGAATCGTCGCCTTCTATGGCATGCGACATTGGGATGAGATCGTCCAGTGGTTTCGAGAATTGCTGGGAGGTTGGGGTGGAACCGAACCAACCGCCCCACAGCCGCAGGCTTCCGCCGCGGTCGCACCGGCCGTTCGGGCACGACCGTTTTCGACTTATCAAAACCCGTTGCAAGATGCTTCGGTCTCAATGGAACGCGCTGTCGTGATCTCCTTCAATGCATTGAACGCTTGGGCCCGCGAACACGATTGTCCACGTCCCGATCAGCTGACACCAAGCGAGTTCACGCAACAATTAGCCCGCCGTTTCCCAACGCAATCCAAAACCATCACACTGACGGCGGAGATGTACAATGTGGTGGTATATGGGAATCGAAACGTCAATCCAGCTCACCGCAAAACCCTGCAAGCGCTGTGGACGTTCATGCAACAACCGGTCGACCGAAGTCCCCTCGCTTCCGTTGCGCCGGACAAAAGTTAACACACAATTAACACACCTCGCCCCGTGTTTCCGCGACGATATATGGACCGTCTATTCAATGCGACAAACAGATGCCCCGATTGTTGAAAACGGCGGCGGTTGTCTACATTGGCTAACAGGATTCAACGACGAACCCATTCGAAGCGAGGCGTCGATTCCCCCCACCGCTCGAATTCGGTCCGAGTGTCGGTTGAATCATTGGACTCTAGGTCGCCGATAGGATTGCAAACGTGTTTATGCTGCGGAAGCTATTGATGGCACTCTTGGCTGCGGGCCTGATCGGCTTGCCGTTGTGCATCATCCTGGTCGCTTCGGTGCCGATGGAATATCGCAGCCGCCTCGTGTTCCGCTTTGTCATGGCGTATGGCGTGATCGCTGCGGGCCTTTCTTTTTGGTTCGCCCAACGCGAGGCGCGACGTTCTCACGCCGACGCTGAACTATCTTGGTGGGTCAACGATTTGGCCAACGGGAACCTCGCCTCGCGACTCCGATCGCCCCGGCTCGGCGACGAACAGATCGCCGTGGTCCACCACCTCAATCGACTGCAAGAAGCAACCCAACAACAGATCGAACAACTGCAGGCCGACCGGCGACGCAGCTTTATGGTTCTGGCGCACATGGTCGAAGGGATCATCGCGATCGACGATACGCGTCGCGTGTTGTTGGTCAACGAAGCCGCCTGCCACTTTCTTAAACTGAACAGCGAAACTGCGGTTGGCCGCCAATTGTTAGAAGTCGTCCGCGTGCCCGAAGTCACCGCCGTGGTCAACCAAACGCTGGCGACCAACGACGATGCCGAAGCGGAAATTCAATTGAGCGACATGCGACAATTGTTGGTCAAAGCGAGCACGTTGCCATCGCAATCGCGCCCCGGTGTGCTGTTGACGATCCACGACCAAACGCATCTCAAACAACTCGAAGCGATGCGACGGGAATTTATCGCCAACGTGTCGCATGAACTAAAAACGCCGTTGGCTGCGGTCAAGGGTTACGCCGAAACGTTGCAATTGGGTGCGATCGACGACACCGAAATGGCACCCCACTTTGTCAACCAGATTCTCGCTCAAGCCGATCGCTTGGAACGTTTGATCGCCGACATGATGCATCTGGCACGGGCACAAGATCGCTCCCAGCCCGCCGAACCTACCGACGTTCCCGTATTGCCGGTGATCCAAGAATGTTGCGAGACGTACCAACCGGTCGCGGCGCAGAAAAATATCGAACTGACGCTGCAACCGTTTGATGAATCGATAGCGATCTTGGCCGAGCGCGAGGCGTTGTTGACCGTCGCCAACAACCTGGTCGGTAACGCACTGCGATACACTCCCGAGGGGGGGCACGTCACGGTCAGTTGTCAAACCGAAGACGAACTGGTTTCTATCGCGGTTGCCGACGACGGACTGGGAATTCCGCTGGAAGATCAGGAACGCGTTTTTGAACGCTTTTATCGTGTCGAGAAGGCTCGCGATCAACAGTATGGTGGCACCGGCCTGGGACTGGCGATCGTGAAAAACATCGTCCAGTCGTTTGGAGGTACGATGCGGCTGAAAAGCATGCCCGGCAAGGGATCGACCTTCGAAGCGGTGTTGCCCGCTTCGCAAACCGCGGCACCACAACTTTCCAAGACGAGCATCGGTTGAGCGACGACGCCGGCGTGATTCGACTACAATGTCCAATCCGTTGACGTTATCATCACCTCTGGGGCAGATGCGATGCCCGTTGTGATGTTTTGATTCGCCCAGAGTTATTTGCTTGGAGAGGCCCCTATGCGCCTGCGTTCTTTTGTCATTGCTTGGTTTGTTTTATTAGGGATCGGTGGTTCCATAGCCCAGGCTGTTGAGACACCGGAACTGCCGGAACTGGGCAAGCGGGAAGGAGTCAAACCAAGGAACGTCGTCTTCATCCTGACCGACGATCATCGTTACGATGCGATGGGATTCATGGGGCATCCGTTTTTGGAAACGCCACACCTGGATGCGATAGCTTCCCAAGGCGTTCATCTTAAGAATGCCTTCGTGACGACATCGCTGTGCTCACCAAGCCGAGCTTCGATCCTGACGGGCCTTTACACGCACAAGCATCGCGTGATCGACAACAATCGGACCGTCCCCGCGGGAACGCGATTTTTTCCTCAGTACTTGCAGCAAGCCGACTATTCGACCGCCTTCATCGGCAAGTGGCACATGGGGGGCGAACACGACGATCCACGTCCCGGTTTCGACCATTGGATCAGCTTTCGCGGCCAAGGAAACTACCTGGCCCCCAACCCAAAATACACGCTGAACGTCAACGGGAAACGGGTCAAACAGAAGGGTTACATCACCGATGAACTGACCGACTATGCGATCGATTGGCTGAAACAGCAACAGGATTCCGAAAAGCCCTTCTTTTTGTACCTGTCGCATAAAGCGGTCCATTCGAACTTCACACCGGCCAAACGACATGCCAGGCGATATGCCGATGCCGACCTGAGCTTCTTGCCTCGTGGCAAGGAGATCTCGGCGGAGAACAACGCGCCGCGCTGGGTGCGCGATCAACGCAACAGCTGGCACGGGATCGACTTCTCCTACCACAGCGACAACGGATTGGATTACCTGTACCGACGCTATTGTGAATCGGTTCTCGCCGTCGACGACAGCGTCGGCCGCTTGATGGAACAACTCAAGGCGATGGGACTGTATGAATCCACGCTGGTGATCTACATGGGAGACAACGGATTCATGTGGGGCGAGCACGGTTTAATCGACAAGCGCGTCGCCTATGAAGAATCGATCCGCGTCCCGATGGTGATGCAATGTCCCGACCTCTACGAAGGTGGAAAGGTCGTCGATTCGGTGATCGGCAACATCGATGTCGGCCCGACGATCCTGCACGCTGCTGGCCTGGAAACACCGGAATACATGGACGGCCAGAGTTTTCTCGAGCTGCCCAACAAGCCAGAGATGGATTGGCGAAAGTACTTTTTGTACGTCTACTACTGGGAAAAGAACTTTCCCCAATCGCCAACCCAGTTCGCGCTGCGGGGCGATCAGTACAAGTACATCACCTACTACGGCCTGTGGGATGTCGACGAACTGTACGACCTGAAAGCCGATCCAGGCGAAACCAAGAACCTGATCAACGATCCCGCGATGCGATCGGTCGCCAAGGCGATGGAGAATCGCTTGTACGAAATGCTGGGTGATGCTGGAGGGATGGACATCCCGATGAATCAGCCGCGCGGCGGTTCGCAAAACAAACGCTGGGCGGAACGCGGTGGAAAGGACGCAGCCGATTTCCCCGCGGCAATCGTCGTCGACCAGCCGCTGAATCGGGAAGCAAAGTAGTTTCGTCGCAAGGAGCGGCCACTTCCTGGCCCCCTGCGTGAGCGCGAGGGGCCAGCGAGATGCGATCGATACGTTGCGGGCGTCGGATTATCTTCCGGCACGGTCACGGAACCCGCATCGCGCCAGATCGATCTATGGATTTCCGATGCAATACAGGCGGCGGTCGCTGCGGATCAGCAGCATCCCTTCGGCGGTCGTTGGGGACGAACGGAAGATCTCATCGTCGTCGACAGGGATCCGATTGCGGCTGACGAGTTCCATCGTGCGGCCGATCTTCAGGACGTTCACTTCGCCGGTTTCGGTCAGGGCGTAGACCAAACCGTCCACCAGGATCGGCGACCCGGAGTAGTTCCCTCCCAGCCGCTCTTTGAACAATTCGGTCCCGTCATGCGCGTCATAGCCGGTGACCACTCCCGCCATTCCAAACACGACCAATGTATCTCCCACCAGGATCGGCGACGGTAAATCGCGACCGCCGCGGCGAGGCGTGTTCCATGCCATATGCGATTGCGTGACATCGCCACGCCCCCCCGATCGCACCGCGTAAACGTCTCCTGCCTTTCCGTTGACCACGTAGACCAGACCATTACCGACGACGGGCATTGGCGTACCGCGACCGTTAAACCCGCGACAGTTCCACAGCGGTTGGCCTGTTTCGGGATTGTAAGCATCGATTCCAAATTCACCGTTCAGCAGTAGTTCAGTACCTTGTGGCGTGACCGACAGCACCGGCGTGCTCCAACCGCCCCGAGGTGTATCGGCGCGCGGTTGACGCCAGCGATCCTGGCCAGTCAGTTTGTCGACGGCCACCAAATAGGACGCTCCTTCCGCGTCGCAATTTTGGACGATGGTGTCGCCGACAAAGATCGGCGATGCACCGATTCCCCAAACGCCGGGGAAGCTGCCCAATTCGCGCGACCAAAGCGGTTTGCCGTTCATGTCCAAGCAATGCAGTCCGCCCGGACCAAAGAAGGCGACGACGCAGGTGCCGTCGGTAGCACAGCTGGGCGTGCCCCAGCTGTTCATCTTGTGAATCTGTTCCCCTTTCCCGGTTGCAACGGGGGTATCCCAGATCAGCTTGCCCGTGCTGCGATCGACGCAAAACATGTGACGCTCGGCAATCGACCCGTTCGCAACCGCCCCGCTGAGAAAGACCTTGTCGCCCCACATCACAGGCGACGAATGTCCCCGTGCCGGCAGATCGGTCTGCCACCGCAGGGAACGGGCGTCCCATTTCACGGGGACGTTCGTGTCGGGACTGTGTCCATTTCCACTGGGGCCACGGAATTCCGACCACTGGCGTTCGGCGGGTAAATCGGCGGCCCAGTTGACCGCAGGGGACAACAGGCATCCGGCCAGCGTCGTCAGCACCAAACAAAAAGCGTATTTCATGAGATTTCCTTCGTTTCTGTTCATCAGACAAACATCAGAACTTTCCAGTATACAAATTTCGACTCCCGGGGCATCCTCCGCCCGCCCGTTGATCGTCGCGGGTCGATCCATCACAATACCTGCCAGCTAGCGGCCCTAACCGATTGGCTTACCCCCCACACTCGATTCCACGACTTCAATCAGGAGCAGATGCATGGCGCGTCCCGTCACTCTATTCACAGGCCAATGGGCCGACCTTGGCATTCAAGACCTGGCTCGCATGTGCAGCGAGTTCGGATACGACGGCATCGAACTTGCCTGCTGGGGCGACCACTTCGAAGTCGACCGCGCCAACGCCGAGGACGACTACTGTGCAAAGAAACGCGAATTGCTGGACAGCCACGGCCTGCAGTGCTTGGCGATCAGCGCTCACTTGGTCGGCCAAGCCGTTTGCGACATCATCGACCAACGTCACCAATTGATCCTGCCCAGCTATGTCTGGGGCGATGGCGATCCAGCGGGCGTCAACGAGCGTGCGATCGAAGAGCTGAAGCAGACCGCGCGGGCAGCACAAAAGATGGGCGTCAGCGTCGTCAACGGCTTCACCGGATCGAGCATCTGGCACCTGCTGTATTCCTTCCCTCCCGTCTCGGCTCAAATGATCGACGACGGCTTTAAGCTGTTCGCCGATCGCTTCAATCCGATCCTGGACGTCTTCGCCGAGTGTGGCGTCAAGTTTGCCTTGGAGGTTCACCCGACCGAAATCGCATTCGACATCCACACCGCCCAACGAGCCCTCGAAGCGCTCGATCACCGTCCCGAATTCGGATTCAATTTCGATCCGAGCCACTTGATCTGGCAGGGCATGGATCCTGAAAAGTTCATCCGCGCGTTCCCCGATCGGATCTATCACGTTCACGTCAAAGACGCGATCGTCAAACTGGACGGAACGTCGGGCATCCTGTCGAGCCACATCAACTTTGGCGACCATCGTCGCGGTTGGGATTTCCGATCGCCAGGTCGTGGCGGGGTTAACTTCGAAGAAATCATCCGCGCGTTGAACGACATCGATTACCAAGGACCGTTGTCGATCGAATGGGAAGACAGCGGCATGGAACGCTGCTTCGGAGCGACCGAAGCGTGCAAGTTCACCAAAGAATTGGACTTTGCCCCCAGCGGACGCGCGTTCGATCAGGCGTTTGAAGACGGCAACGCCTAACGCACCGGTGCACCGGAACGCGTCCCATGGTTCTGTTGGAACGGGGCGCGTGTTCCGCGCAATAGATAACTGGCCGACAACAACTGCACGCCGGCAATCAACGCCGGGTGCAGTCCCGCGACAAAGTCGACACAGGCAGTGATCGCGGGATAGGGGCGTGTGTGGTGAGCCAACGATTGCGTTTCGGCAACAAGTCCGTGATTC from Rosistilla carotiformis includes the following:
- a CDS encoding L-threonylcarbamoyladenylate synthase: MSTQQTFRSVPPTDDAIDSACRFLAAGELIGVPTETVYGLAANALDAAAVRKIFAAKGRPDNNPLIVHVADLDAMQQVVRWPLDPITMRQFDAIVDLWPGPLTIVLPRSDRLPAEVTAGQSTVAVRIPSHPVMQQLLRRSGLPLAAPSANRSKYVSPTTAAHVVDGLGDRVAMVLDGGACSVGLESTIVALGERPRLLRPGAITAETLASRWNVPVEALLPVDQQPVVLEAPGMMLQHYSPQTPLWFAERTASTLQGRIGRIAFAPLPDNEREKFAVVRVLSPTGDLEEVGQRLFAVMRELDSMALDAIVTDTCPPHGVGRAIMDRLKRAAFRE
- a CDS encoding DUF4129 domain-containing protein, whose amino-acid sequence is MVQRRDKTTIDYIVIALNPLLIVTMIASLVYFLTLCMYRGEFLARINYILFLFIVAAVGIARIAIEQGRGRATAFALALGAATLLSTMRFVGEGVLMVVALLAVIWYLADRITIDCTLIDEHSDASGAGLMQGGLFGNASIQDTDVSLDGTTEQPDLPPARGQTSLESPQSQRHSKPKSGHRPGMWILYLAFAAIPLYGLGQVLLPSDTASRDSALTSLGIYLASSLLLLVTTSFLGMRRYLRQRGVDMPAGISVRWLVAGAILVAGLLTLCFLLPMPGKLLASLELPASVRSPEGLQSNRQGWGDEGVEKGKPDDARGGEGEQGSAGEKSGGEKSDGKKSGGEKSGGEKSGGEKSGGEKSGGEKSGGEKSGGEKSDGKKSGGEKSGGEKSGGEKSGGEKSGGEKSGGEKSGGEKSGGEKSGGEKSGGEKSDSDAEPDDDSEPASGGRDPKSESDTGETRDQQGNSPSEPPPPPPNDGWKMPDILSKLSGLLRFVIFAVLAGIVAFYGMRHWDEIVQWFRELLGGWGGTEPTAPQPQASAAVAPAVRARPFSTYQNPLQDASVSMERAVVISFNALNAWAREHDCPRPDQLTPSEFTQQLARRFPTQSKTITLTAEMYNVVVYGNRNVNPAHRKTLQALWTFMQQPVDRSPLASVAPDKS
- a CDS encoding sensor histidine kinase, which produces MALLAAGLIGLPLCIILVASVPMEYRSRLVFRFVMAYGVIAAGLSFWFAQREARRSHADAELSWWVNDLANGNLASRLRSPRLGDEQIAVVHHLNRLQEATQQQIEQLQADRRRSFMVLAHMVEGIIAIDDTRRVLLVNEAACHFLKLNSETAVGRQLLEVVRVPEVTAVVNQTLATNDDAEAEIQLSDMRQLLVKASTLPSQSRPGVLLTIHDQTHLKQLEAMRREFIANVSHELKTPLAAVKGYAETLQLGAIDDTEMAPHFVNQILAQADRLERLIADMMHLARAQDRSQPAEPTDVPVLPVIQECCETYQPVAAQKNIELTLQPFDESIAILAEREALLTVANNLVGNALRYTPEGGHVTVSCQTEDELVSIAVADDGLGIPLEDQERVFERFYRVEKARDQQYGGTGLGLAIVKNIVQSFGGTMRLKSMPGKGSTFEAVLPASQTAAPQLSKTSIG
- a CDS encoding sulfatase family protein — encoded protein: MRLRSFVIAWFVLLGIGGSIAQAVETPELPELGKREGVKPRNVVFILTDDHRYDAMGFMGHPFLETPHLDAIASQGVHLKNAFVTTSLCSPSRASILTGLYTHKHRVIDNNRTVPAGTRFFPQYLQQADYSTAFIGKWHMGGEHDDPRPGFDHWISFRGQGNYLAPNPKYTLNVNGKRVKQKGYITDELTDYAIDWLKQQQDSEKPFFLYLSHKAVHSNFTPAKRHARRYADADLSFLPRGKEISAENNAPRWVRDQRNSWHGIDFSYHSDNGLDYLYRRYCESVLAVDDSVGRLMEQLKAMGLYESTLVIYMGDNGFMWGEHGLIDKRVAYEESIRVPMVMQCPDLYEGGKVVDSVIGNIDVGPTILHAAGLETPEYMDGQSFLELPNKPEMDWRKYFLYVYYWEKNFPQSPTQFALRGDQYKYITYYGLWDVDELYDLKADPGETKNLINDPAMRSVAKAMENRLYEMLGDAGGMDIPMNQPRGGSQNKRWAERGGKDAADFPAAIVVDQPLNREAK
- a CDS encoding outer membrane protein assembly factor BamB family protein → MKYAFCLVLTTLAGCLLSPAVNWAADLPAERQWSEFRGPSGNGHSPDTNVPVKWDARSLRWQTDLPARGHSSPVMWGDKVFLSGAVANGSIAERHMFCVDRSTGKLIWDTPVATGKGEQIHKMNSWGTPSCATDGTCVVAFFGPGGLHCLDMNGKPLWSRELGSFPGVWGIGASPIFVGDTIVQNCDAEGASYLVAVDKLTGQDRWRQPRADTPRGGWSTPVLSVTPQGTELLLNGEFGIDAYNPETGQPLWNCRGFNGRGTPMPVVGNGLVYVVNGKAGDVYAVRSGGRGDVTQSHMAWNTPRRGGRDLPSPILVGDTLVVFGMAGVVTGYDAHDGTELFKERLGGNYSGSPILVDGLVYALTETGEVNVLKIGRTMELVSRNRIPVDDDEIFRSSPTTAEGMLLIRSDRRLYCIGNP
- a CDS encoding sugar phosphate isomerase/epimerase family protein; the protein is MARPVTLFTGQWADLGIQDLARMCSEFGYDGIELACWGDHFEVDRANAEDDYCAKKRELLDSHGLQCLAISAHLVGQAVCDIIDQRHQLILPSYVWGDGDPAGVNERAIEELKQTARAAQKMGVSVVNGFTGSSIWHLLYSFPPVSAQMIDDGFKLFADRFNPILDVFAECGVKFALEVHPTEIAFDIHTAQRALEALDHRPEFGFNFDPSHLIWQGMDPEKFIRAFPDRIYHVHVKDAIVKLDGTSGILSSHINFGDHRRGWDFRSPGRGGVNFEEIIRALNDIDYQGPLSIEWEDSGMERCFGATEACKFTKELDFAPSGRAFDQAFEDGNA